ATTGGCGTCAAGTGCTGTGTTGGAGAATAGCTGGATGTTGCTTATTTTGCGAAGGTTTCTCCACTGACTTGAAACGGGTTGCCATGCCAAGCTGAACACGCCATGTTCGTGGGCTCGGAGTGCATCCGGGATGGTTCGGTTGGACAAGAGTTGGTCATGTTTTTGGAGGATTTCTTTGGCCATGTCTGCTGAAGAGATGACTATTGTGGTTAATCTGCCCAGTTTTAGGGTCATTATGGCGCCATGAGCCTTGGCAAGCTCGGATAGGGACTTGTGGGGTTTATCACCGAGTTCTAAGAGATTTCCTATTATTGGAAATGGGTTTGGACCAGGTGGAAGCTTTCTGTGATTTGGTTTGGTTATAGGAATAATATGGAAGGTTTTGATTAAGATCCAGGTGAGGCAAAGAGCAATTACACAGCTCAAGAaatccatctctctctcaactctaaAATCTCACAGAAGAAAGAATGAAGGCATGGGAAAAACAAGACTGCTACTCTTCTTCCTTTATCGATACCAATCAAAATTCGGTGGAAAAGAGAAGCCTGACGATGACAtctattttgtttctttctatttAGCTCCATCTGAAGAAGACTAGTTTATTTGAAACTTCCTTAAACCACCAGCTTGGAGGAGACAAACCCTCGACTCTTGAGTCCCACCCACGTCACCCACGTCAACAATTTTAAGCAGAAACTAATGGAACTCATTTTTCACGTTCATAGCCATTATGCATCGGTTATACAAAAGTTGTTCAAGTTATCGCTACgcaaaaatacaataaagagAATCGAATCGAATCATAATCTTTGAACCAGAGAAAATGTTGAAATATAATGCAGATGACTCTCTTGTTTGGCCTATATATTTGTAGTATTTATATTTTAGAATTTCAACCAACAAATCCACTGGATTTACCTATCGGAAAATGCTAGACATCCCTAAActtaattttcaaaagttgtttccaaatgatgtgtcaccatctcatgagttagtgacacactttccaaaataataaatctcataagatagtgacacatcatttgaaaactaatttttagaaaaaaaatttgggatgtgtaacACTCATCTTCACTATTTGGCCACATTTTATGCCAATTTATATGCTTGTCAGCAAGGTTGTTCCAATATCCTACAAATTGACAGTTTTTTTCTGCAAATCAGGttggaaaaaattcttttatccAAATCTATTAAACTAAACTAAGGTGTCATTAGAGAATctaattctcacatgcatttttatataattaaaaatacatataaaaatcacatgttCTAAATACAAATATCAATTCAACATACTGAATTGATGAAATTTCTTCCGACTTAGTTTGGAGTTTTACAAAGGAAGGAAGTATATATAATATGGCACATGGCATATCCCTCATTCAGTGTATTAAGTTTCTTTATACAAATAAAGCAACTTCTACAGCTCATCATTCAACCCTGAAAAACTTTTCTTGTCGAATGCATCTAAAGAGGTCCCAAtgcaattcatgaagcaagGTCTTGGGACCATGATTGGATTGAGCTAGAAATGAGCTTTTTTCGAATCCTAGTAGGCAACTGCCTAGTTCTGCATCAtagctttattttcttcatacTTCATTTGAAGACTTCAAGTCCTCCATTGATTACAGTGAACCAAAACAGCGGAGCACCTTTAACTAAAGTAAGGCAACAGGAATTATATTAGTGTCCAAAGAGTACGAACTTTATTCCAAAAGCACATTTTTGCTTATATTCTCATTAATCTGTGATTAACAACATGGATGCAAATAGAATGTGGGAGCTGAGACTTCTGCAAATATCTAACAGTCATCCTCCAAGTCCATCTCCTCTTGTTTCATCCTATATATTTTCAGGCTTCCCATCAAGCAAATCATATCAAGAAGGCTAAGGGAAATCCAAGTAGAATCACTGGCCTGCACCAAAtgaaaacaactcaaaaactcGCCTGACACCAATCTCCAACCCTGAAAACCTATAGGGAATAAGAGTTGGGGTTTTCCCGTGTGCTTTGAGACCACATAACTGCAGATCTCCACATTTGTTTGCTTCAGTTAAATAAGGGAAGTTTCTCCACAATCGCCTGCAAGTATTGGAGACTCGAGTAATATCTGATTCTTCTTTCTTGACCTCTTGTTGAGCTTCTGACATGATAGCAGATTCTGGAGTAACTCTGCAAGTGTCATCAAAGGTTTATAAATTCCTGCAGCAATGAAGTGCTGTGACAGATTTTCCTTTGTGTTTCAAGTATATTTGAAAACTCATTGTGTGCATACTTCCTATATGTCTTAGTATATATAACTACATAAAATGCACAGGGAACATAGTTCCTTTGTATCTGTAAATGGATGAAAGTATATGCAACCATAGTACAGGTGGCGACCAGGTGGACAACTACCTAACTAATATAATATCTAAATATCAATAAGTGggctcaagaaaaaaaaaattaccaataCTTGGCCCTCTCCATAGGTCCGTCCCTGAACACAACTTGCACAACAACTTACTCTTTGCTAAGTGCAGTTTTTGAGCAGTAGCATCGGCCACTTTTACAATATGAATatagtggaagaaaaaaaaaaacacagtttAAAGCACAAAAGTAAGCACACAAGCCATATGTTTGAAAGGGTCATCCTAGAATATGAAGGAGTTCACTTGCAGAACAAAATTCATGATTAATCTATGATGACCAAACTCAAGTTCAATAGCGATATTTAGATGCAACTGAGACTGACCTGCACTAACAGTAGCTTCCTACCATTGTGATTAAAACCATCAAATAAATCCAAATGACTCATATACAGAATCCGAAAAGCTTTTCTATCTCAATTGAAATTTCCAGTGAATCTATTTCTATAGTGGACCAACATTTCCCACAATCTAAAAGATAACACTTCTCCTCTTGGATCCTAACAGGACAAAGAATACAGTTGAAGCAGTGAGTACACTAGCTTCCTGAATAGCACACCAAGTAGAAGTTTTTATCATAACAATTGACCTCAAAgtgaagaacaaaaagataagaaagCCGTATTTGCACCATATATTTCCTTCTCTGCAGGCAAAACAGTCTACAAGATGGCCCCCCTCATATCTTTCTTCTATTATGTATGACTTCCATCTGCAATCTACTAATAAATTTATACCCTCAGAATTTTGGGCTTCTTGAGATTGGCACATGGATTTCACATATTTATTTCCAGCAAGAAAGATGAATACACAGAAAAGCCAGTgtatatgaaattttttttaactaactAGTTGAGATGAATGGGGAATTATGGATATGTAGAAACTGCAAGTGATTGATGTATTTATTGCATTATtaagatgaacaagaaaataacTTGTGCGAGTTCATATTTCTCTATATCGCTCCTAAAACAAACTGAAATATTCAGCAACCAGCACCAGCAGCACATATAATTAAGATATGAGAGTTCATTAAAAGGAGAGGAGGGGTAATCCAAAATCTGCACCTCAATGTCTCAGAGTCGGGCATTTGGTCTACTCAGGCTTAATGAGTCTGCACTCCCTGCAGAAGTCATATTTACATCTTTTTCCACCCCTCTAGAGGTGGCACTTTGACTTGTAGATTGAGCACAAAGGTAAGACAGTGACTGCAGCCATGAAACTAAAGTGGGCTTGCGTGTAACATCATCAGACTCTGCAACCTGTGAATATAACTCATTAAGAACCATATTCTTGCCATCCTCAGGTAACTGGACGATCAACTGTGCCAACAACTTCATCAAGTCTGGTAGCACCTGGCCAAAATAAGCAAATGGAAATATTAGTAAATTTAGCAATTGGAGTGAACAGACAAGATGGTGCAAGTACTTTTCTACATTGTCTATTTCAAGCACTTCCAACATATGATATTCAATGTTCATTACATATAGCTTAAGTCAATTGCAAATATCTTCCTTCGAATCATAGCAGTTATTTTGAAGTAGGATATCATTGAACTAGAGATGTCCTACTATTCACATGTAAACAGAAACAAAGGAGAGAATCAACAGTAGAATTTTATGGGAAAAGGAcatgaattaaataaaaagaaaatgacctGTATATCAACGAGGGAAATAAGACGTAGAAGCAAGTCTAGGATTTTCTTGCAAGGCTCTGACTCTCCGTGCCAATTCTTCCGCATATCAGCCTCTTGAGTGAAGAAGTCACTACAGAGCTCACCGCCTTTTTCCACAAGACTATGGATACAATAAAATATGGCAGGACTTCCAGCAGGAAGGTTCCGAACCAAGGCTGCAACTCCGGAAGCCACACCCTCAAAAGGAGTGATGCCTGGATATCCCTGCATTACATCAAAGTTAGTACCCAACATTTGATGATCAAGCTCATGATATGGTTTTCAATAGTTTTGATACCGATAGAGATCTCTGCATGTAATAGAAAACAAGCTGCTCCTTTAATGATACTCTTTCATCTGGATCAGAATCCTTCCCTGAGGACATGAATGCCGCAAACATGGAATGTGAGCTTCGAGCTACTTTTCCATTTGGATGTCCCATATATCTAATTGCATTTAATAAGGAAGCAAAACGTTCACCATGATTCATAAAAGTAGAGTTTCTCATAAAATTGGGTTGTTTAGTTTAAGGATACAAGAACATAGTTGAAGCTACCCCCTTCCTAAGAACAAAGCAGGGCACACGTTCAATACAAGTTGGAATGACACGCAGGTAAAACAACATGCGAGCAGTTTGAACATCATCCATGTACCATAGATATTCCATTTTCTGCGAGTAGGAAAAGTCTGCAAAACaagaatataaattttattaaggaCAAAAATATCTACATATGAAAATCAACTAGGGGTGGGGTTATAGAGACTCATTAGAGACctcaaaatgagagaaaaaattaatcatGAACTACAGTTAAAATGGCAGATAATCAATACCTGGACCATTTGTCAAGTCCATGTAAGAAGGCATAGATTCCACAAAAGAGACACAGGCAGATTCATTCTCCTGAACACTCACAATAACCCCTCGAATTGTATCCATATACTCTGGTAAACGAATACGCCGAAAATACTCTAAACAAGAAAACGAAACTAGTATGCGTACTGATATGTCCTTGTGCGTGTCCAGGGTGGATTTTGAATTCAACTTGTATTTTGTGATAGCCAGAGCAAAAAGTACAACCATAAGGAAAGCAGATTCAGCAATTTTCTCCATATCCCCAAGTAATTCATCCTCTTTACCTCGAAGAATCAAAGCTGCCCGGCGATGCCCCAAGTAAATATCTTGACAGTAATCCCATATAAGATTCTCAACCACACCTTTATTCTCTTCATCTATTGAAACATACTGGTTGCAGAAAACACCTGTTATGGCCCCTGCTTCCTTAAAAGGGACACTGTTCAAATGTTTTTTGACCTCATCATGCCCCAGTCTAGCCAAATTGCCATGTGGGAAGTCTAGTACTTTTGCATATAAACGACGTAAGGGAAAGATTTCAGTCAACAATGCAGAAGCAAGGCACAGAAGCAGAGGGGCACGGGAAGACACCAAGCCACTTCGAGCCAGAGCTAATGAAACACATTGTAGTAAAAGACAGTTTGTGAGATCATAATCTTTATTAGTAACACAAGTTCTAGAGATAATATCTTGTGCTACAGATTCAATTCGATCCTCTGCAGAAATCCTTAGTCTGGAAACAGTCTCTAGTCCCAGACCACTCGTGGATCTATTGAGAACCCTCAGCACTCCTGCTGCAGCCATGACAATCACAAACGGAACATAGTTTGCCTTTGAAGTCTGTAGAGTCTCGTGGGCAAAAACGTTAACTTTCTCAAAAGATCGGAAATTGATCAAACCAGACAACACCCACTCGGTCAAATGCAGAATCATGAGCCCATCAGAAACACTACCACGAGGCCCACCTTCTTTTCCCCAAATTCCAAATAGAGAATCTAAAATTCTAACATAATGAACATTCACAGAAGAAGATAAAGCATACCCAATTCCTGCAAGAACATCCGGAATAAGTTCTCCGGATGAACCAATCAATTGGTAGTCCTCTTCCAACAGCCTACAGAGCATATCCAAGCAAACTGTTTTAGAGCCTTCAGACGCAGCAGGCACAAAAGAAAATGCACCCAGAAGGAGAACACCttcagagaagaagagaggactCTTCCTAAGACCAAATTGAGCATTATAAAGGTGAGAGAGGACCAGCACGGCAGAATCAACGAGAAGCGAAGAGGGTTTGAAGGATTTCCTGACCCAGATATAAAGAAGCCTGAGAAAGAGAGGATATGATTCATGTGGAAGAGAGAGGTTTGGAGAGGAAATAATAGAAAGGACAATCTTTGCTTGTGGGTCGGCAACATGAAGAGACGTTTGAGAGTTAAGGAGGGTTTTCAAAGACTGGAGGTGATGGGGACGAAATGATTGGTGTTGAAGGGAGTCCCTGAGCTCCGCCCAAGCTTGAATAATAGCTCGGGccgatgaggaagaggagttagtGGAGCTGATGTTGCTGCTACTGCCACTAATGCTTCTCAGCCATTCTTCAAGGAAAAGGGTATTAGCTTCTTTAGCCATTTCCAGTTTCCAactggcaaaaaaaaaaaaaaaataacacaccATTACTCATCCTCATACAAATATCAAAGGGCTATAATTATCAAATATAAAGATATCAAAATCCTCAATGTTCCCTACGGGTAAAGTTGGTTGAATTTTAGAGCGAAGCGATTATATTCCCAGAATAATTTACAAATTCAACATATTATATGAAACAAAATACGAATATCTGTATTTGTGCCTTGACAACAGAATCACTCTTCTGGAATGGTGCAAGGTGGGCAAAGATATTactatttgggttttttttccaTTCATCTTGTTAAAGAACTATTATGCTCAGGAAGCTTCAGAAGCATATGAAATATTGCAATGCTTTCCATCATCAAATGAAATAAGCACAAACACACTCGTATAAACCAATTTGAAAAgcagaaaataaacaaactttATAAAAGACAAGAGCAACCCAGAAACACTAGAACCAGAACGGACATGAAGGTACATGATTACCACAAAACAGAGAAATCAagcgaaaaaagaaaaaacataccTTTGAGATTATTCTGGGGAACTTTTTCTGGGTTTTGTCCGAATTGCTTCCAATTGGTGGGAAAAGAGAGACACAAATCTCAAAGCAAAAAAGACCGTTTAGCTCGTATTTAGAACTCGGAAACTTCTCGCAGAAATACTTGAAGATGGATTGCTTAAACCGCCTTGGGTTTCTCCTTTTGCCAATTCACAGGCTTCTCAGCTGGTGTCGTGGTGTAGTTGGTTATCACGTCAGTCTAACACACTGAAGGTCTCCGGTTCGAGCCCGGGCGACGCCAAATCTGTTCGGAGTTTTAATTCCTTATCTTCCTTTTTCTCAGATTATTACGATAAGGTAAAATTTTGCAGAGAGTTTTTATTTGGGATATGTTTTCGCActctttcacaattttattaaatttttaactgttttattaactatatttttaaaatttttaattttttttcaaaccccACAATTTGAAGGAGCTAAACAGAAGGAAGGGACACCATAGATGAaagtctttttattattattattattattattattgttttttgacCTCAGTAATTTTTTTCCTGAGAGATTATAGATAAACATAAAAGTAACAACCAATTGTTTATAGCAATTGCAGGCAATTGATTTCTGGGGCACCCCCTGGTCATGGAGCTTTATGGTTCTCTTCTTTCACTCCATGAAATTGCTCTGGTGGGGTTTAGTAGATCTGGGATGTTGCTGGTCATGGGTGATAAGACAAGTAGGTGAGGATCATTAAGGTATTAATAGCTTTTTTCCTCCATCAATTAACTAATTACTAAGAAAATCAATTTGGTCTCTGCACACCCCAGCCAACTTTACTTAATcccaagttaatttttttttttacaataaagtTGTAACTTATATTAATCAGAGCAAGTTCCTCCATCAAAATTACATCACGGATACAGTCAAGAATAACATATTTCCATGTATGATCTATGACTTGGTGGATAGCCACCTTTGCTAAATTGTGAGCTTCGTAATTAGCATCTTGAGAGACATGACAACATCTTCATTGCGGAATAGATTGTAAAAGCATCTTCATATCATCTATAAGGTGCCCATTACTGCTCCAATTTTGCTCCTCCGAATGCAC
This genomic interval from Corylus avellana chromosome ca3, CavTom2PMs-1.0 contains the following:
- the LOC132175169 gene encoding uncharacterized protein LOC132175169 isoform X1 is translated as MAKEANTLFLEEWLRSISGSSSNISSTNSSSSSARAIIQAWAELRDSLQHQSFRPHHLQSLKTLLNSQTSLHVADPQAKIVLSIISSPNLSLPHESYPLFLRLLYIWVRKSFKPSSLLVDSAVLVLSHLYNAQFGLRKSPLFFSEGVLLLGAFSFVPAASEGSKTVCLDMLCRLLEEDYQLIGSSGELIPDVLAGIGYALSSSVNVHYVRILDSLFGIWGKEGGPRGSVSDGLMILHLTEWVLSGLINFRSFEKVNVFAHETLQTSKANYVPFVIVMAAAGVLRVLNRSTSGLGLETVSRLRISAEDRIESVAQDIISRTCVTNKDYDLTNCLLLQCVSLALARSGLVSSRAPLLLCLASALLTEIFPLRRLYAKVLDFPHGNLARLGHDEVKKHLNSVPFKEAGAITGVFCNQYVSIDEENKGVVENLIWDYCQDIYLGHRRAALILRGKEDELLGDMEKIAESAFLMVVLFALAITKYKLNSKSTLDTHKDISVRILVSFSCLEYFRRIRLPEYMDTIRGVIVSVQENESACVSFVESMPSYMDLTNGPDFSYSQKMEYLWYMDDVQTARMLFYLRVIPTCIERVPCFVLRKGVASTMFLYMGHPNGKVARSSHSMFAAFMSSGKDSDPDERVSLKEQLVFYYMQRSLSGYPGITPFEGVASGVAALVRNLPAGSPAIFYCIHSLVEKGGELCSDFFTQEADMRKNWHGESEPCKKILDLLLRLISLVDIQVLPDLMKLLAQLIVQLPEDGKNMVLNELYSQVAESDDVTRKPTLVSWLQSLSYLCAQSTSQSATSRGVEKDVNMTSAGSADSLSLSRPNARL
- the LOC132175169 gene encoding uncharacterized protein LOC132175169 isoform X2; its protein translation is MAKEANTLFLEEWLRSISGSSSNISSTNSSSSSARAIIQAWAELRDSLQHQSFRPHHLQSLKTLLNSQTSLHVADPQAKIVLSIISSPNLSLPHESYPLFLRLLYIWVRKSFKPSSLLVDSAVLVLSHLYNAQFGLRKSPLFFSEGVLLLGAFSFVPAASEGSKTVCLDMLCRLLEEDYQLIGSSGELIPDVLAGIGYALSSSVNVHYVRILDSLFGIWGKEGGPRGSVSDGLMILHLTEWVLSGLINFRSFEKVNVFAHETLQTSKANYVPFVIVMAAAGVLRVLNRSTSGLGLETVSRLRISAEDRIESVAQDIISRTCVTNKDYDLTNCLLLQCVSLALARSGLVSSRAPLLLCLASALLTEIFPLRRLYAKVLDFPHGNLARLGHDEVKKHLNSVPFKEAGAITGVFCNQYVSIDEENKGVVENLIWDYCQDIYLGHRRAALILRGKEDELLGDMEKIAESAFLMVVLFALAITKYKLNSKSTLDTHKDISVRILVSFSCLEYFRRIRLPEYMDTIRGVIVSVQENESACVSFVESMPSYMDLTNGPDFSYSQKMEYLWYMDDVQTARMLFYLRVIPTCIERVPCFVLRKGVASTMFLYMGHPNGKVARSSHSMFAAFMSSGKDSDPDERVSLKEQLVFYYMQRSLSASLLLRVWLPELQPWFGTFLLEVLPYFIVSIVLWKKAVSSVVTSSLKRLICGRIGTESQSLARKS